One genomic window of Bradyrhizobium sp. B124 includes the following:
- a CDS encoding cytochrome c peroxidase gives MRSLHLRPAALLSAVIALALLGRAAAFPVDGDKTVLPVATELNEDALDKPREVFQSERTGAKSYLVNLGDLAFNSPGLLGEVARQAGVSCGTCHVNGANNTKFFMPKMSSRPGTFDTTGALFNPKANNLSFDPVRIPSLRGARYLAPYGADGRFASLRDFVHNVITSEFAGPEPSPATLDAIVAYLHDIDFLPNPSLGPAGRLAGKITDAERRGEALFAKPFPHDPALSCAVCHVPSSGFVDHQQHDVGSGGLFKTPTLRNADFNAPYFHDGRFDNFNQVVDYFDRTFQLDLSAQEKGDLVAYLTAVGDGVQPYERDGAGATLKEINDFSTVLATAIPAGDKDIVALAVDTIGRELRELTEQYPDRKNTSVSGGEQQRVLARSGLKELVLTLRRIEMAVAAGRNADAAAEFRNYRNLMAAAVPALLASAEPWSLFNQDVHDQHYAALREVMRSRHISH, from the coding sequence ATGAGATCGCTTCACCTGCGTCCGGCTGCGCTGCTTTCCGCGGTCATCGCCCTTGCGCTGCTCGGGCGCGCGGCGGCGTTTCCGGTCGACGGCGACAAGACCGTGCTGCCGGTTGCGACCGAGTTGAACGAGGATGCGCTCGACAAGCCGCGTGAGGTGTTCCAGTCCGAGCGCACCGGAGCCAAGTCGTATCTGGTGAATCTCGGCGATCTCGCCTTCAATTCGCCGGGGCTGCTCGGCGAGGTGGCGCGGCAGGCCGGTGTGAGCTGCGGCACCTGCCACGTCAATGGTGCGAACAACACCAAATTCTTCATGCCGAAGATGTCGAGCCGGCCCGGCACGTTCGACACCACCGGCGCGCTGTTCAACCCGAAGGCCAATAACCTTTCGTTCGATCCGGTACGGATTCCGAGCCTGCGCGGCGCCCGCTATCTGGCACCCTACGGCGCCGATGGCCGGTTCGCCTCGCTGCGCGACTTCGTCCACAACGTCATCACCAGCGAGTTCGCAGGTCCCGAGCCGTCGCCGGCCACGCTCGATGCGATCGTGGCCTATCTTCACGACATCGATTTCCTGCCCAATCCGAGCCTTGGTCCCGCCGGGCGGCTGGCCGGCAAGATCACCGACGCGGAGCGCCGCGGCGAAGCGCTGTTCGCGAAGCCGTTCCCGCACGATCCCGCGCTGAGCTGCGCGGTGTGCCACGTGCCATCGTCCGGCTTTGTCGATCACCAGCAGCATGACGTCGGCTCGGGCGGTCTGTTCAAGACGCCGACCCTGCGCAACGCCGACTTCAATGCGCCGTATTTCCACGATGGCCGCTTCGACAATTTCAACCAGGTCGTCGATTATTTCGACCGGACCTTTCAGCTCGACCTCTCGGCGCAGGAAAAGGGCGACCTCGTCGCCTATCTCACGGCCGTCGGCGACGGCGTGCAGCCCTATGAACGCGACGGTGCCGGTGCGACGCTGAAGGAGATCAACGATTTCTCGACGGTGCTCGCGACCGCGATTCCGGCCGGCGACAAGGACATCGTCGCGCTTGCAGTCGATACGATCGGCCGCGAGCTGCGCGAGTTGACCGAGCAATATCCCGATCGCAAGAACACCAGCGTGTCCGGCGGCGAGCAGCAGCGCGTGCTTGCGCGCAGCGGGCTGAAGGAGCTCGTGCTCACGTTGCGGCGCATCGAGATGGCCGTTGCCGCGGGTCGCAACGCGGATGCTGCAGCCGAGTTCAGGAATTATCGCAATCTGATGGCTGCAGCGGTGCCTGCGTTACTGGCGAGCGCCGAGCCATGGTCGTTGTTCAATCAAGATGTGCATGATCAGCATTACGCCGCGCTTCGCGAGGTGATGCGCTCCAGGCACATCTCGCATTGA